A part of Saimiri boliviensis isolate mSaiBol1 chromosome 11, mSaiBol1.pri, whole genome shotgun sequence genomic DNA contains:
- the RAB42 gene encoding ras-related protein Rab-42 isoform X1, whose amino-acid sequence MEVESCRYQFRVALLGDAAVGKTSLLQSYVAGAPGAREPEPEPEPTVGAECYRRALQLRAGPRVKLQLWDTAGQEHFRCLTRSFYRNVVGVLLVFDVTNRKSFEHIQDWHEEVMATQGPDKVIFLLVGHKSDLQSTRCVSAQEAKELAASLGMAFVETSAKNNCNVDLAFDTLADAIQQALQQGDIKLEEGWGGVRLIHKTQIPRSPSRKQHPGPCQC is encoded by the exons ATGGAGGTCGAGAGCTGCCGCTACCAGTTTCGGGTCGCGCTGCTGGGGGACGCGGCGGTGGGCAAGACGTCGCTGCTGCAGAGCTACGTGGCGGGCGCGCCTGGCGCCCGggagcccgagcccgagcccgagcccaCGGTGGGCGCCGAGTGCTACCGCCGCGCGCTGCAGCTGCGGGCCGGGCCGCGGGTCAAGCTGCAGCTCTGGGACACCGCGGGCCAGGAGCACTTCAG gTGCCTCACCAGGTCCTTTTACCGGAACGTGGTGGGTGTCCTGCTGGTCTTTGATGTGACAAACAGGAAGTCCTTTGAACACATCCAAGACTGGCACGAGGAGGTCATGGCCACTCAGGGCCCGGACAAGGTGATCTTCCTGCTGGTTGGCCACAAGAGTGACCTGCAGAGCACCCGTTGTGTctcagcccaggaggccaaggagcTGGCTGCCTCCCTGGGCATGGCCTTCGTGGAGACCTCAGCTAAAAACAACTGCAACGTGGACCTGGCCTTTGACACCCTGGCTGATGCTATCCAGCAGGCCCTGCAGCAGGGGGACATCAAGCTAGAAGAAGGCTGGGGGGGTGTCCGGCTCATCCACAAGACCCAAATTCCCAGGTCCCCCAGCAGGAAGCAGCACCCAGGCCCATGCCAGTGTTGA